Proteins encoded together in one Pantoea sp. CCBC3-3-1 window:
- a CDS encoding branched-chain amino acid ABC transporter permease gives MDTFIQQLINGLMLGSIYGLIALGYTMVYGILRIINFAHGDILMTGALTTLSGMQLLTQHFPHLNALVVLTIATLLSMGVCALLAMGIERFAYRRLRNAPRLAPLISGIGLSVLLQTCAMIIWSRNPLMFPQVLSMDPIAITAGDAQHPPAIITVTGIVTFLLALSAMAGLWLLVEFTRLGRGMRAVAENPRVASLMGVNPNRIITLTFAIGGVFAALAGVMMASNYGNAGFSMGFLPGIKAFTAAVLGGIGNIRGAMVGGVLLGIIESLGAGYLGELTHGVFGSNYQDVFAFIVLILVLVFRPAGLLGERVAQRA, from the coding sequence GTGGATACATTTATACAACAACTGATTAATGGCCTGATGCTTGGCAGCATTTATGGCCTGATAGCGCTTGGATACACCATGGTGTACGGAATTTTGCGCATCATTAATTTTGCACACGGCGACATTTTGATGACTGGGGCACTGACTACCCTGTCTGGGATGCAGTTGCTTACTCAACATTTCCCACACTTAAATGCACTGGTCGTACTAACGATTGCCACTCTGCTGTCAATGGGTGTTTGCGCGCTACTAGCAATGGGTATTGAGCGCTTTGCTTACCGCCGCTTGCGCAATGCTCCGCGCCTGGCACCGTTGATCAGTGGTATTGGCCTTTCTGTCCTGCTCCAGACCTGCGCGATGATCATCTGGAGCCGCAATCCGCTGATGTTCCCGCAAGTTTTATCGATGGATCCGATAGCGATCACCGCCGGTGATGCACAGCATCCCCCTGCCATTATTACTGTTACCGGTATTGTCACCTTCCTGCTGGCCTTGAGCGCCATGGCAGGGTTGTGGTTGCTGGTGGAGTTTACTCGGCTGGGGCGCGGTATGCGTGCCGTTGCTGAAAACCCTCGCGTAGCCAGCCTGATGGGCGTCAACCCAAACCGCATCATCACGTTGACCTTTGCCATCGGGGGTGTTTTCGCCGCTCTGGCAGGAGTCATGATGGCAAGTAACTACGGCAATGCCGGATTCTCGATGGGATTCTTACCGGGAATCAAAGCCTTTACTGCTGCGGTTCTGGGCGGGATTGGCAATATTCGTGGTGCCATGGTGGGCGGAGTACTGCTGGGTATTATTGAATCGCTGGGCGCGGGCTATCTGGGAGAGCTAACGCATGGCGTCTTTGGCAGTAATTATCAGGATGTTTTTGCTTTCATTGTCTTAATTCTGGTGTTGGTGTTCCGACCAGCAGGGTTGTTAGGCGAACGCGTGGCACAGCGTGCCTGA
- a CDS encoding branched-chain amino acid ABC transporter permease, whose translation MLIAPWLASATGGNYWVRVIDFTLLYIMLALGLNIVVGFTGLLDMGFIAFYAVGAYLAALLASPHLLDAFPALQPMFSHGMHTSYLWLVPLGAFVAGICGILLGAPTLGLRGDYLAIVTLGFGEIIRILMRNLDRPVNITNGAKGISGIDSLNLFGLKFSGTYHLLGQKIPALYLWYYLFALLIAVIIFICLRLQHSRIGRAWHAIREDEDVARAMGINVRNFKLLAFALGASFGGVAGVMFASFQGFVSPESFTLNESIVVLAMVVLGGIGHVPGVILGAVLLSALPEVLRSQAIPLQQALFGSVIIEPEILRQLFYGLALVLVMLFRPHGLWPVRHPGVAS comes from the coding sequence ATGCTCATTGCGCCTTGGCTTGCATCTGCCACGGGTGGTAATTACTGGGTCAGGGTGATTGATTTTACTCTGCTCTACATCATGTTGGCATTAGGGTTGAATATTGTTGTGGGCTTTACGGGCCTGCTGGATATGGGGTTTATTGCCTTTTATGCCGTGGGTGCCTATCTCGCGGCGCTTCTGGCGTCACCGCATCTTCTGGATGCCTTTCCCGCCTTGCAGCCCATGTTCTCCCATGGCATGCATACCTCCTATTTGTGGCTGGTGCCGTTAGGCGCTTTTGTTGCGGGTATCTGCGGCATTCTGCTGGGCGCACCCACGCTGGGATTACGTGGTGACTATCTGGCGATCGTCACACTGGGGTTTGGTGAAATCATCCGTATTTTGATGCGTAACCTCGATCGTCCGGTCAATATCACGAATGGTGCAAAAGGCATTTCAGGTATTGATTCCCTGAATCTGTTTGGCCTGAAATTCAGTGGCACTTACCACCTGCTGGGCCAAAAAATTCCGGCACTCTATTTATGGTATTACCTTTTCGCGCTGCTCATCGCGGTCATCATCTTTATCTGTTTACGGTTGCAACATTCGCGCATTGGCCGCGCCTGGCACGCAATTCGTGAAGATGAGGATGTGGCGCGTGCCATGGGTATCAACGTCCGTAACTTCAAGCTGCTGGCATTTGCGCTTGGGGCGTCATTCGGTGGCGTAGCCGGGGTGATGTTCGCGTCTTTCCAGGGGTTTGTCTCACCGGAGTCGTTTACGTTGAACGAGTCAATCGTGGTTCTCGCCATGGTGGTCTTGGGCGGAATTGGGCATGTGCCGGGCGTCATTCTTGGTGCAGTGTTGCTCTCTGCATTGCCCGAAGTACTGAGAAGCCAGGCGATTCCATTGCAGCAGGCACTGTTTGGTAGCGTGATCATTGAACCGGAAATTTTACGTCAGCTGTTTTATGGCCTGGCGCTGGTACTGGTGATGCTGTTCAGGCCGCATGGCCTTTGGCCGGTGCGTCATCCGGGGGTGGCATCATGA
- a CDS encoding RluA family pseudouridine synthase, translating to MSAIFDSFIAPPCHDQIEMLWQDEHLALINKPAGLLSLSGKNPQNLDSVHHRLVQLFPGCTLVHRLDFGTSGLMVIARNKAVNAALCQQFSQRAVTKRYSALLCGHLEDNEGVIEAAIAKDPALFPLMSICAINGKPARSCYRVIERFYKELEDGTLLPLTRVQLTPETGRTHQLRIHCQLLGHPILGCDLYGGLLLPGTAQTPRLMLHASELDFVHPVSGEQINGRSVSPF from the coding sequence ATGTCTGCGATTTTCGATAGCTTTATTGCCCCGCCGTGCCATGACCAGATAGAGATGCTCTGGCAGGATGAGCATCTGGCTTTGATCAATAAACCGGCCGGGTTGCTCAGCCTTTCGGGGAAAAATCCGCAAAACCTTGATTCGGTACATCATCGGCTGGTGCAGCTATTTCCCGGCTGCACCCTCGTTCACCGCCTGGATTTTGGCACTTCCGGACTGATGGTAATCGCACGAAATAAAGCGGTTAATGCCGCGCTCTGCCAGCAGTTTAGCCAGCGCGCCGTCACCAAAAGGTACAGCGCATTGCTCTGCGGACATCTCGAAGACAACGAAGGCGTGATCGAGGCGGCGATTGCCAAAGATCCGGCGCTGTTCCCGCTGATGTCGATTTGCGCAATCAACGGCAAGCCCGCGCGTTCGTGCTATCGGGTCATTGAGCGGTTTTATAAGGAGCTGGAGGATGGGACGTTACTGCCGTTGACGCGGGTACAGCTCACCCCGGAGACCGGGCGCACCCATCAGCTACGCATTCACTGCCAGCTGCTGGGCCACCCTATTTTGGGCTGTGACCTGTATGGCGGTCTTCTGTTGCCAGGCACTGCACAGACGCCACGGCTGATGCTGCACGCCAGCGAGCTGGATTTTGTTCATCCCGTTAGCGGAGAGCAAATCAACGGCCGCAGCGTGAGCCCGTTCTGA
- a CDS encoding cold-shock protein translates to MAMNGTITTWFKEKGFGFIKDENGDNRYFHVIKVANPDLIKKDAAVTFEPTTNNKGLSAYAVKVLPESKYIYIAGERLKLTAIKSYLVYSEEVPANTRIDKENTVLSVGVLMNSIKPKTAAKPDEMRTLKKLAITTFQGGTLIFSEDEIDVDATVKLLKV, encoded by the coding sequence ATGGCGATGAACGGAACGATCACAACCTGGTTTAAAGAAAAAGGTTTTGGATTTATCAAAGATGAGAACGGTGACAACCGTTACTTCCATGTGATTAAGGTCGCCAACCCTGATCTGATTAAAAAAGATGCGGCGGTAACGTTCGAACCCACGACCAACAACAAGGGTTTGTCGGCCTATGCGGTAAAAGTCCTGCCGGAAAGCAAATATATCTATATCGCGGGCGAGCGCCTTAAGCTCACGGCGATCAAATCTTACCTGGTTTACAGCGAAGAAGTCCCTGCCAATACCCGTATTGATAAAGAAAATACGGTGCTCTCTGTTGGCGTACTGATGAACAGCATCAAGCCGAAAACAGCCGCGAAGCCAGATGAAATGCGCACGCTAAAAAAACTGGCGATCACCACCTTCCAGGGCGGGACGCTCATCTTTTCGGAAGATGAGATAGACGTGGATGCCACGGTAAAACTGCTCAAGGTCTGA
- a CDS encoding DUF1852 domain-containing protein yields the protein MNKDFAFTIKRTSLDENYNPSKNTRITTNFANLARGENRQGNLRNALMMIDNRFNSLAHWDNPKGDRYSVELEIISAEIDVEGNGKTFPVIEILKTNIVDKKTNERLEGIVGNNFSSYVRDYDFSVLLPEHNKNRAEFVIPDSFGDLHGNIFKCFVNSNNYKEQFSKQPVICLSVSSKNTYYRTGNEHPVLGIEYAQDEPSLTDHYFSKMGLQARYFMPANSVAPLAFYFSGDLLGDYTNLELISTISTMETFQKIYRPEIYNANSAAAKHYQPKLNHQDYSLTRIVYDREERSQLAIEQGKFTEEQFIKPYHAILAQWSADSVL from the coding sequence ATGAATAAAGACTTTGCATTTACCATTAAGCGTACTTCTCTCGATGAGAATTATAACCCTTCCAAAAACACGCGCATCACGACCAACTTCGCTAACCTGGCCCGGGGCGAGAACCGCCAGGGGAACTTGCGCAACGCTTTAATGATGATTGACAATCGTTTCAATTCCCTGGCGCATTGGGATAATCCCAAAGGCGATCGTTACTCTGTTGAGCTTGAAATCATTTCCGCAGAAATTGATGTTGAAGGCAACGGTAAGACCTTCCCGGTGATTGAAATCTTAAAAACGAATATCGTTGATAAAAAAACCAACGAACGTCTTGAAGGCATTGTCGGCAACAATTTCTCCTCTTACGTACGGGATTATGATTTTAGCGTGTTGCTGCCTGAGCATAATAAAAACAGAGCCGAATTCGTTATTCCTGACAGCTTTGGTGATTTGCACGGTAACATCTTTAAATGCTTCGTAAATTCAAATAACTACAAAGAACAGTTCAGTAAACAGCCGGTTATTTGTCTGAGTGTATCAAGTAAAAATACCTATTACCGTACGGGTAACGAGCATCCGGTGTTGGGCATCGAATATGCGCAGGATGAACCTTCCCTGACCGATCACTATTTCTCTAAAATGGGATTGCAGGCTCGCTACTTTATGCCTGCAAACAGCGTCGCGCCTTTGGCCTTCTATTTTAGCGGCGATTTACTCGGCGATTACACTAATCTTGAGCTTATCAGTACCATCAGCACGATGGAGACATTCCAAAAGATTTACCGGCCTGAGATTTACAATGCTAATTCTGCAGCAGCAAAACACTATCAACCAAAGTTGAACCACCAGGATTATTCTTTAACTCGCATCGTTTATGATCGAGAAGAACGTAGCCAGCTGGCAATCGAACAGGGAAAGTTTACCGAAGAGCAGTTCATCAAACCTTATCACGCTATTCTTGCGCAATGGTCTGCTGATTCCGTTCTTTGA
- a CDS encoding DNA/RNA non-specific endonuclease: MTNHNAALIASRLALTAEQRQQTRAALAQGKQAEPDRRRAQRYAFQQRTRQSVIVGDTNDLLPVSFLQQGITSARAVALIREDGVPKGSGFLTHGNLFITNHHLLPEPSAQGVITVQFGYRQSETGEIIDGRLYTVDADRFWLTSPTEEYDCTLIALGEAVNGSGEAPLPLSLNDRNDKHALGINLNLIHHPGGAPQQITLRNNALLARHEQFLHYEADSEGGSSGAPVFNDGWQLVALHHGGVEDNGKWVNEGIRLSALTDWLKGELPQLSVAMQTQLMQALTSDATPLRSVASAAPPDENYRNRDGFQADFLGTSVDIAAIIAPRVAEVAPLRDGSKGAEARLDYQHFSLLMSAERKLAFFTATNIDGASYINIDRDSGQPSLLPEGDRWYEDSRIDSRYVTGQAFYSEFSRWFDRGHLTRRSDPTWGSAAEAVRANKDTFHFTNCSPQHFRFNQSVQYWQGVERYILEFGVLQSKKRISVLTGPVLNDRSRQYADLQVPLMFWKVVLRTGPQGKPQATALLVSQDKLLDEPRRVLPRAQPETVPNVDEYRVSVSALETLTGLNFSAFRDWDSWQPDAALLAQPLPAKLIMTWQDLL, encoded by the coding sequence ATGACTAACCACAATGCAGCGCTGATCGCTTCACGACTGGCGCTAACCGCAGAGCAACGACAACAGACGCGCGCAGCGCTTGCACAGGGAAAGCAGGCAGAGCCGGATCGGCGACGCGCGCAGCGCTACGCTTTTCAGCAACGGACCCGGCAAAGCGTGATCGTGGGGGATACTAACGATCTGCTGCCGGTTTCTTTTTTGCAGCAGGGGATAACTTCGGCGCGAGCGGTGGCGTTGATCAGGGAAGATGGCGTGCCGAAGGGCAGTGGATTTCTGACGCATGGCAACCTCTTTATCACTAATCACCATTTATTACCTGAACCGTCTGCGCAGGGTGTCATAACCGTGCAGTTCGGCTATCGTCAAAGCGAAACGGGCGAAATCATTGATGGCCGACTTTATACGGTGGACGCGGACCGCTTCTGGCTTACCAGCCCGACAGAAGAGTATGACTGCACGCTGATCGCGCTGGGCGAAGCCGTTAACGGCAGCGGCGAGGCGCCATTGCCGCTGTCGCTTAACGATCGCAACGATAAGCATGCGCTGGGTATCAACCTGAATCTGATTCATCATCCGGGCGGCGCGCCACAGCAGATCACGCTGCGCAACAACGCATTGCTGGCACGGCACGAGCAGTTTCTGCATTACGAGGCCGACAGCGAGGGCGGATCGTCCGGCGCACCCGTATTTAATGACGGCTGGCAGCTGGTGGCGCTACATCATGGTGGCGTTGAAGACAACGGCAAGTGGGTTAACGAAGGCATTCGTCTCAGCGCGTTAACCGACTGGCTGAAAGGCGAACTGCCGCAGCTTTCTGTTGCAATGCAGACGCAGCTGATGCAGGCGTTAACCTCTGATGCCACGCCGCTGCGGTCTGTTGCCAGTGCTGCGCCACCGGATGAAAATTACCGCAATCGCGATGGCTTTCAGGCGGATTTTCTTGGTACATCTGTTGATATTGCCGCTATCATCGCACCGCGTGTAGCGGAAGTGGCACCCTTGCGCGACGGTAGCAAAGGCGCTGAAGCCAGGCTCGACTATCAGCATTTTTCGCTGTTAATGAGCGCCGAACGAAAACTGGCCTTTTTTACCGCAACCAACATTGATGGGGCCAGCTACATCAACATCGATCGCGACAGCGGGCAGCCTTCGTTGTTACCGGAGGGAGACCGCTGGTATGAAGACAGCCGCATCGACAGCCGCTACGTGACCGGACAGGCTTTTTACAGCGAGTTCAGCCGCTGGTTCGATCGCGGTCATCTTACCCGTCGTAGCGATCCGACCTGGGGCAGCGCCGCCGAAGCCGTTCGCGCTAACAAAGACACCTTTCACTTTACCAATTGCTCTCCGCAGCATTTCCGCTTCAATCAAAGTGTGCAGTACTGGCAGGGCGTTGAGCGCTATATTCTTGAATTCGGCGTATTGCAGTCAAAAAAACGGATCAGCGTTCTTACCGGCCCGGTGCTTAACGATCGGAGCCGGCAGTATGCAGATTTACAGGTGCCGCTGATGTTCTGGAAAGTCGTTCTGCGTACCGGGCCACAAGGGAAGCCTCAGGCCACTGCGCTGCTGGTCAGTCAGGACAAACTACTGGATGAGCCGCGCCGCGTGTTACCGCGGGCGCAGCCCGAAACGGTGCCCAATGTGGATGAATACCGTGTCTCCGTCAGCGCGCTGGAAACCCTGACCGGCCTTAATTTTAGTGCTTTCCGTGACTGGGATAGCTGGCAGCCGGATGCCGCACTGCTGGCGCAACCGCTACCCGCGAAGCTGATTATGACGTGGCAGGATCTGCTGTAA
- a CDS encoding DUF2058 domain-containing protein produces the protein MTKLTLQEQMLKAGLVTSKKMDKIQRTAKKSRVQAREAREAVEENKKAQLERDKQLSEQQKQAALSKEYKAQVKQLIEMNKIVISKGNIDFNFTDNNLIKKIVVDKATQAQLISGRLAIACLVAENSGEKQYAIIPASVADKIAQRDASSIVLNSTLSQEEQDEEDPYADFKVPDDLMW, from the coding sequence ATGACAAAACTCACCTTACAAGAGCAGATGCTAAAAGCTGGATTAGTGACCAGCAAAAAAATGGACAAAATTCAAAGGACGGCTAAAAAATCACGGGTTCAGGCTCGTGAGGCCAGAGAAGCGGTGGAAGAGAATAAAAAAGCGCAGCTGGAGCGTGATAAGCAGCTGAGTGAACAGCAAAAACAAGCTGCCTTGTCGAAAGAATACAAAGCTCAGGTGAAACAGCTGATTGAAATGAACAAAATTGTCATTTCAAAAGGCAATATTGATTTTAACTTCACCGATAATAATTTAATTAAAAAAATCGTTGTGGATAAGGCGACGCAGGCACAGCTGATTAGCGGTCGTCTCGCCATTGCCTGTTTGGTTGCTGAAAACAGCGGCGAGAAACAATACGCGATTATCCCAGCGAGCGTGGCCGATAAAATCGCGCAGCGTGACGCAAGCAGCATCGTATTAAACAGCACGCTGAGTCAGGAAGAGCAGGATGAAGAAGATCCCTATGCTGACTTTAAAGTGCCTGATGATTTGATGTGGTAA
- a CDS encoding ABC transporter ATP-binding protein yields the protein MNLLSVRHLHKNFGGIKAVDDVSLNVKAGDIYGLIGPNGAGKTTCFNLITGLYRADSGEFDLAGKPYTPQRIEKVTQAGIARTFQNLRLFNEMSVLENVMIGRHVRTRNGLWAALSRHRRARAEERETETLAWQWLEYTGIAQFAHYRACDLAYGHQRRLEIARALASDPKLLALDEPAAGMNAAEKVALGGLLRRIRDDGKTLLIIEHDVKLMMGLCDHISVLDYGKVIASGHPETVRRHPAVIKAYLGGHAHV from the coding sequence ATGAATCTGCTGAGCGTGCGTCATTTGCATAAAAACTTTGGCGGTATTAAAGCGGTTGATGATGTCAGCCTGAACGTTAAGGCGGGCGACATTTATGGGCTAATTGGGCCGAATGGTGCTGGCAAAACCACCTGTTTTAATCTCATCACCGGGTTATACCGAGCTGACAGTGGCGAATTTGACCTTGCGGGAAAACCCTATACCCCGCAAAGAATAGAAAAAGTCACGCAAGCGGGTATCGCGCGTACTTTTCAGAATCTGCGTTTATTCAACGAGATGAGTGTGCTGGAAAACGTGATGATCGGCAGGCATGTCCGGACACGTAACGGTTTGTGGGCCGCTCTCTCCCGCCATCGCCGCGCGCGTGCTGAAGAGCGTGAGACCGAAACACTGGCATGGCAGTGGCTTGAATACACCGGTATTGCTCAGTTTGCCCACTATCGCGCTTGCGACCTGGCTTACGGCCATCAGCGCCGGTTGGAAATCGCCAGGGCGTTGGCATCGGATCCCAAACTGCTGGCGCTGGATGAACCCGCAGCGGGCATGAATGCGGCAGAAAAAGTCGCGCTAGGTGGTTTGCTGCGCCGCATTCGGGACGATGGTAAAACGCTGCTGATTATTGAGCACGATGTGAAATTGATGATGGGATTGTGCGATCACATCTCGGTACTGGACTACGGCAAAGTGATTGCATCTGGCCATCCAGAGACGGTGCGTCGCCATCCTGCGGTGATCAAAGCTTATCTGGGAGGCCATGCACATGTCTGA
- a CDS encoding C40 family peptidase → MHHLTLFRTITALALMIVAGCSSHTPEEADSRAKDKTAHRASEPDLIPVIAALHDQMYAWEGTPYEWGGTKLSGMDCSGFVWRTLKDRFNLPMKRVTTSQLIQMGKRIDPDRLQPGDLVFFRINRQMHVGFYDTERYFLHASASQGVMRSSLDNVYWKSVFLEARRLPNEHGAQISFNYDEEHKRVLAKN, encoded by the coding sequence ATGCATCATTTAACCCTCTTTCGTACGATAACGGCGTTGGCCCTTATGATTGTGGCGGGTTGTTCCTCCCATACTCCTGAAGAAGCAGACAGCCGCGCAAAAGATAAAACGGCCCATCGGGCCAGCGAGCCGGATCTTATCCCGGTCATCGCAGCATTACATGACCAAATGTACGCGTGGGAAGGCACGCCCTATGAATGGGGAGGCACAAAGCTTTCGGGCATGGACTGCTCTGGCTTTGTCTGGCGCACTCTTAAAGATCGCTTCAACCTGCCGATGAAACGCGTGACCACCAGTCAGTTAATTCAGATGGGTAAACGTATCGATCCCGATCGTTTGCAGCCCGGCGACCTGGTTTTTTTCCGTATTAATCGACAGATGCACGTCGGTTTTTACGATACCGAACGTTATTTCCTGCACGCTTCCGCCAGCCAGGGCGTGATGCGATCCTCACTGGATAACGTGTACTGGAAATCTGTTTTTCTTGAAGCGCGCAGGTTGCCAAACGAACATGGTGCACAGATATCATTTAATTATGATGAAGAACATAAACGCGTGCTGGCTAAAAACTAA
- a CDS encoding LysR substrate-binding domain-containing protein: MRKTEQSIDDDFASHTEFSDDPPLRAVRVFEAIARLGSLSAAAQELNISPSAVSHQLRVLENFLQLPLTDRQGRRLVLSSSGREYYRSIRSAFSVLRQATGHIMEQNPSRKVTISLIPLFGMSWFIPRLPKFSNIHSQIEINVVYANHRNYHSDASDLSIRFGTGQWAGYNAEKLISGKMVPVASKDFLRTHGYIDTPEILAQTKKVHDEERNAWQQWFNSLDITHFRKEGPIFEDGLLTLAAVRAGLGCGLLREPMIAPFLASGELVKLFDHEIDDGRDYYLCTRQNMDLSEDSRLLQRWLYGEAKGSEMNQIIINAK, from the coding sequence ATGAGAAAAACAGAACAATCAATCGATGATGATTTCGCATCACATACAGAGTTTTCGGATGATCCACCTTTACGCGCTGTACGCGTGTTCGAAGCCATCGCGCGTTTAGGTAGCTTGAGTGCAGCGGCGCAAGAGCTAAATATCTCGCCTTCTGCGGTGAGCCATCAGCTTCGTGTGTTGGAAAACTTTTTGCAGCTGCCGCTAACCGATCGCCAAGGCCGCCGGCTGGTTCTTAGTTCGTCGGGCAGGGAATATTACCGCTCCATTCGTTCTGCATTTTCGGTACTCCGACAAGCGACAGGGCATATCATGGAGCAAAATCCCTCACGCAAAGTGACTATCAGCCTGATTCCCCTTTTTGGCATGAGTTGGTTTATTCCCAGGCTGCCTAAATTCTCGAATATCCATTCGCAAATTGAAATTAACGTGGTGTATGCCAATCACCGTAATTATCACAGCGATGCCTCTGACCTTTCTATTCGCTTCGGTACCGGACAATGGGCGGGATACAATGCAGAAAAGCTGATCTCCGGGAAAATGGTGCCAGTTGCCAGCAAGGATTTTTTACGCACACATGGCTATATCGATACTCCTGAAATCCTGGCACAAACAAAAAAAGTGCATGATGAGGAGAGGAATGCATGGCAGCAGTGGTTCAACAGTCTCGATATCACGCATTTCAGGAAAGAGGGTCCCATCTTTGAAGATGGGTTGCTGACGTTGGCTGCGGTGCGCGCCGGTCTGGGATGTGGCCTGTTGAGGGAGCCGATGATCGCCCCTTTTCTTGCATCAGGCGAACTGGTGAAGCTTTTCGACCACGAAATCGATGATGGCAGGGACTATTATTTATGTACTCGACAGAATATGGATCTGTCTGAAGACAGTCGATTGCTGCAGAGATGGTTGTACGGTGAAGCAAAGGGTTCAGAGATGAATCAAATCATAATAAACGCTAAATAA
- a CDS encoding DUF2778 domain-containing protein has product MPIPGKFVINNQEMSALTMFGVGTFAAYSGNKESRNRVSDVAVPMQGPIPPGKYYIVDRPTGGWKGVIRTDLHDFYSWPTSPPVIKAEWFALYRQDGRIDDFTWINGVKRGNFRLHPPGPLGISEGCITLKNRTDFLAIRQSLLSTQPQKLSKGLLTYGTIEVITDGK; this is encoded by the coding sequence ATGCCAATACCGGGCAAGTTTGTTATTAATAATCAGGAAATGTCAGCGCTCACCATGTTTGGTGTGGGCACCTTTGCTGCATACTCAGGGAATAAAGAATCCCGCAACCGGGTCAGCGACGTAGCCGTTCCTATGCAAGGTCCAATCCCCCCTGGGAAATATTATATTGTTGACCGGCCAACCGGCGGTTGGAAAGGCGTTATTCGAACTGACCTCCATGATTTTTACTCATGGCCAACCTCACCCCCTGTGATTAAAGCCGAATGGTTTGCTCTTTACAGGCAGGATGGAAGGATTGATGATTTTACCTGGATAAATGGCGTGAAACGGGGAAATTTTCGTCTACATCCGCCGGGCCCATTAGGGATTTCTGAAGGTTGCATTACGTTGAAAAACCGTACTGACTTTCTGGCTATCCGTCAAAGCCTGTTAAGTACTCAGCCCCAAAAACTGTCTAAGGGACTTTTAACGTATGGCACGATTGAGGTAATCACTGATGGAAAATAA